The DNA window ACCGCCAAGCGATCCAAAATTTGACGCGATCGCAACGAAACGCTTTAATTGATGTCCTAGTTGGCATTTATAATCCCCAAAACAACCGTGATTAAACAAGGCTCTCAATGGCGAGTCGGCTGGAAACCCGAACAGATCGAGTATCCCGCCTTGCTTGGTGGTGCAGATTGGGCGATCGAACTAAAGGCTACAGAACTGCAAGAATTCCAGCGCCTCCTACAACAATTAATCCATAGCCTAGAGCAAATCGCCCCCGAACTCATGGAAGAAGAAAAAATCACCTGTGAGGCCGAAGGGAACTTTTTGTGGATGGAAGTTGAAGGATATTCCCACAGCTTTAGCCTCCATTTCATCCTCAATACCGGTCGTCGAGCCGAAGGAACCTGGCCGGCTGTGGTGACTCCAGAAGTCATTCAAGCTTTAAATACGTTAGAGGGGTTTTAATTTTCAAAATCCTGTGTTATGATAGAAATATGTGACCGGGGCGTAGCGCAGCTTGGTAGCGCACCACTTTGGGGTAGTGGGGGTCGTGGGTTCAAATCCCGCCGCTCCGATTGTATTGAAACGAATAATGGACGGGCTTTTCGCCCACGACCCCCACTACCCCAAAGTGGTGGGGCTGCCTAAAATCTGCCTAAAACCACCATAACACCTCCAAAAGTAAGGGGCAAGAAATAGGTCAAATGGGTTAGATAGTAATTAGAGTTTTCTATAGAATCCATAGAGAAATCCAAGGGCATTCCCAAGAGGAAGCTGGGGTTCCCTGAGGGAAACTAAAAACCCTCCCAAAACCCCTAAAAATATCCTCTTAATTTCAGACGCAACTGCTATCACACGGTGAATCACCGGGTGTTCAGAGATAAGAGGGTAGGTTCACCCCTCGAAGCTACCCTCAATCACGGTGACA is part of the Roseofilum reptotaenium CS-1145 genome and encodes:
- a CDS encoding DUF1818 family protein, with protein sequence MIKQGSQWRVGWKPEQIEYPALLGGADWAIELKATELQEFQRLLQQLIHSLEQIAPELMEEEKITCEAEGNFLWMEVEGYSHSFSLHFILNTGRRAEGTWPAVVTPEVIQALNTLEGF